In the Nocardioides panaciterrulae genome, CCTCCTACGCCCTGCAGCAGGTGGTCCAGCACGGCACCGGCACCGCCGCGCTGGCCCTGGGCCGGCCGGCCGCCGGCAAGACCGGCACCGCGACCAACGCCAAGGACCAGGTCTCCTCGGCGTGGTTCGTCGGCTACACCCCGCAGCTGGCGACCGCGGTGATGTACGTCCGCGGCCAGGGCAACGACCAGCTGGACGGCTGGCTGCCGTCGTACTTCGGCGCCGACTACCCGGCCCGGACCTGGACCGCGGTGATGCAGAAGGACATGGAGGGCGTCCCCGTGGCGAGCTTCCCGCCGCCGGCCAACGTCTCCGGCACGCCTCCGCAGACCGGGCACGCGCCGTACACGCCACCGCCGTCGCCGACGCCGACGCACACGACCCAGCCGTCGCGGACGCCCACCCCCACGCCGAGCCGGACCCCGAGCCCGACGCCGACGCCCACCGCGCCGCCCTCGACCCCGCAGCCCTCGCCGACTGACACCTGCGGCCCGCTGGGCTGCGCGCCCAGCTCCTCCCCGTCGTCGTCCCCGTCGTCGTCGCCGTCCTCGACGCCGACGAGCAGCGCCCCGCCCACTCCGAAGCACACCAAGACCCCGGGGCCGCCCGGGGCTGCGGCGCCGGACACCCGCAGGTACGCCTCGAGGTGACGACCGCGGGCCACGGGGGCCGGGTCCACCCGACCCGGGACGACCCGGTCGTCGCCGCCCTCAGCGAGGTGGTCGGCGGGCCGGCGGGCACCCGGGCCGGCCGGCACCGGTGGTGGACGCCGGTCCGGGTGGTGCTGGCGCTCGCGGCGGTCTGCCTGGCGCTCGGGATGGTCCAGAAGAGCAGCTGCTACGCCGACTCCTGGCAGGACGGCCAGGCCCGCTACGCGCACATGTGCTACTCCGACCTGCCCTACCTCTACACCGGGCGCGGGTTCGTCGAGCTGAACTGGCCCTACACCGGTGACCCGCAGGTGCGGGCCCGCTACGAGACCATGGAGTACCCCGTGGGCATCTCGTACTGGGCGTGGGGGACCGCCTGGGTGACCCACTGGCTCAGCGGGTCACCCGACCTCGAGCCGCGCTACGGCCGCAGCGTGCAGTACCTGGACTCCCAGCCGCGGATCATCGCCGAGTCCCGGCTGTTCGTGGTGGTCAACGCCGTCGGACTCGCCGCCGCGGGCATCCTCGCGGCCTGGTTCCTCGCCCGGGTGGACCGCCGCCGGCCGTGGGACGCCGCGGTCTACGCGCTCTCGCCGGCGCTGGCGCTCACCGCGCTGGTCAACTGGGACCTGCTCGCGGTCGCGCTGACCGCCGGCGCGCTGTGGGCCTGGTCCCGGGACCGTCCGGTGCTGACCGGCGTGCTGATCGGCCTCGGGACCGCCACGAAGCTCTACCCGCTGTTCCTGCTGGGCGGGCTGGTGGTGATCTGCGTACGGCGGGGCCGGTGGCGGACCCTCGCCGTCGCCACGCTGGCGGCGGCCGGCGCCTGGCTGCTGGCGAACCTGCCGGCGATGCTGTCCGGGCTGGACCAGTGGAAGGTCTTCTGGACCTTCAACTCCCGGCGCGGCGCCGACCTCGGCTCGGTCTGGCTGGTGATCAGCCAGGCCAGCGGTGCGACGATCTCCCCGCACACGATCAACGTGGTGTCCTGGCTGTTCTTCGGCCTGTGGTGCCTCGGCGTCCTCGTCGTCGGCCTGCTGGCGCCGGCCACCCCGCGGCTCGCGCAGCTGGGGTTCCTGATCGTCGCCGGGTTCCTGCTGGTCAACAAGGTCTACTCGCCGCAGTACGTGCTGTGGCTGCTCCCGCTCGCGGCGCTGGCCCGCCCCCGCTGGCGCGACCAGATCGTGTGGCAGAGCGGGGAGGTCCTCTACTTCGCCGCGGTGTGGTGGTACCTCGGGAAGTACCTCGAGCCCGCCGCGGGTGGGGACTCCGGCTTCTACTGGGTCGCGATCGGCCTGCGGATGGCCGCCGAGCTCTACCTCGTCGCGTTCGTGCTGCGCGACGTCCTGGTCCCCGAGAAGGACCCGGCCCGCCCCCCGGGCTGGTCGCGGCCGCCGCGCGGCCAGGCCTCGCTGGCCCTCAGCTGACCACGACCCGGTCGAAGGCGGTCGTGGTGAACCGCACCCGCACGTCGATCCGGTCGCCGACCTCCGGGACCCGGGAGCCGTGCGGGAGGAACAGCATCGAGGCCTGCATGTGCGGCGGCTCGGCGAACAGCCGCTGCTTGCCGTCGATCGAGAACGGGGAGCGCACGAAGCCCACCGCGTCGAGGCCGCCGCGGGCCAGGGTGGCGGCGCGGGCCTTCAGCGAGGTGTCCCCCGTGGGCGCCTCCAGGCCGATGCCGTGAGCGGTGCCGCCGCTGACGACGAGGATGTGGCCGGCCTTCGGGGCGGTGTGGGTCCGGTAGCCGAACACGTCGCCGCGCTCGACGGTGTGCACGTCGAGGACCGTCGCGGTCGCCCGCAGCGCGCCGCGGTCGCCGAGCCACAGCTGGGTGCCGATCCGCGGGCGGACCGTGAAGTCGGGGTACGCCGCGCGCAGCTGCGCCAGCTCCTCCGTGGTCAGGTGGCTGACCCAGACGGTCGTGGCCCCCGGGCCGGGCGGGAGCTCGGCGCCGACCACGTCGTTGAGCAGCCGGTGCACCTCGGAGAGGTGCGAGCCCTGGGCCAGCGGCAGGTGCAGCGCGACGCCCTCGAACCGGGCCCGGGGGTGCCGGTCGGTGAGCAGGGCGGCCGCGGCCCACAGCTCCCGGGCGGCCAGGCCGTGGCGCAGCATGCTGGTGACGTGCTCGAGCACGAACCGGGCGCCGGGGTCCCGGGCCAGCAGCTCCTCGAGGTCCGGCAGCCGGCTGACCGTGTGCACGAGTCGCGGGGAGAGCCGCGGGTCGACCTCGAGGGCCGCGCCGAAGGGCCGCCACGGGGTCAGCACCAGCAGGTCGCCGCCGAACCGGTCGGCCACCTGCGGGAGCTCGTCGTAGGTCCCGACCGCGAGGGTGTCGCCGCCGAGCCCCTGGTCGGCGAGCCACTGGGTGCGACGGGCCAGCCGGCCGATCGTGAAGCCGTAGCCGTTGCCCTTGGCGACCGGCACCAGCCCGGGGTTGGCCTCGGCCACGCTGCGCAGGTGGCCGCGCCAGCGCTCGCCGTCGACGGTGAGGACCAGGCTCATCGGGGGCTCACCGCCGCCTCATGTAGAGGTCGAACGCGGCGTAGAGCGGCCGGGAGACGGGCAGGTCCCACTCCCCGGCGTACTCCACCGCCTCGCCACCGGTGCCGACCTTGAACTGGATCAGCCCCACGTGGGAGTCCTCCGGGTCCAGGGTGTCGGTGATGCCGCGCAGGTCGTAGACGTCGGCGCCGGCGGCCAGCGCGTCCCGGATCATCGCCCACTGCACCGCGTTGGAGCCGCGCACGTCGCGCTTCTCGGTGGAGGAGGCGCCGTAGGAGTACCACGCGTGGCCGCCGACCCGGACCGCGATCGTGGCCGCGACCAGCTCGCCCTCGTGACGGGCGAGGTAGAGCCGGATCCGGTCGGGCTCCTCGGCGGCGAGCGCCTCGACCATGGTGCGGAAGTAGCCCAGCGGGCGCGGGGTGAAGTGGTCGCGCCCGGCGGTGTGCACGTAGAGCTCATGGAACGCCGGCAGCGCGGCCAGCGCCTCCTCGCGGCCCTCGGACCCGGTGACCTCGACGCCGGCCTTGTCGGCCTTGCGGATGTTGCGCCGCCACTGCTGGTTCATGCCGGCGAGGACGTCGTCCTCGGTGCGCGGCCGGCCCTCGGCGTCGCGCAGCGGGATCTGGAAGTTGTACTGCGGCTGGCCGGCGGCGAACCCGCCCTCGGCGGCCTGGCGCCGCCAGCCGAGCTCGTCGAGCTGGGAGAGCACCCGGGCGCCGGTGTGGTCTCGCTCGGAGGGCGCGAGGTCGCCGAGCCGGCGCACCCCCTCGTCGGCGATGCCCTCCTTGACCTGGGCCGCGCTCCACCGGCGGGTGACCACGGGCGGGCCCATCCGGACGCCGAAGGCGCCGCGCCCCTTCAGGTGGGCGGTCATCGGGGCGAGCCAGGCGGCCAGGTCGTCGTCGGCCCAGTCGATCACCGGGCCCTCGGGGAGGTAGGCCAGGTAGCGCTTGAGCCGGGGCAGCTGGCGGTAGAGCACCAGCCCGGCCCCGACCAGCTCCCCGCCGCGGAACCAGCCCAGCGACTCGCGGCGCCACTCCGACTTCACCCGGCCCCAGGCGGGGGTCTGCAGGAAGCTCGCGGACCGGCGGCTGCGCAGGAAGTCGAGGTGCTCCTCGGGGGACACCTCGCGCACGGTCAGGGGGCCGGGGGGGTGCGGGGAGGTCACCCGGCGAGGCTACCGGGCCCTCAGAGCCGCTCGCGCAGCCAGGCGAAGTCGGCCCGGTGCTCCTCGGCGCCGCCGGGAGTCTCGCAGACCACGGGGGCGCCGGCGTCGCGCACCACCGCGGCGAGCAGGTCCGGGTCGATCCGGCCGGCGCCGAAGTTGGCGTGCCGGTCGGCGCCGGAGTCGAAGTCGTCGCGGCTGTCGTTGCAGTGCACCAGGTCGATGCGGCCGGTGATCCGGCGTACGTCGTCCACCACGGTCTCCAGCGCGTTGCCGCCCGCGTGGGCGTGGCAGGTGTCGAGGCAGAAGCCGACCAGGTCGGCCTGCTCGCAGCCGGAGATCGCCGCCCACACGCCCTCGAGCCGCTCGAGGTGCCGGGTCATCGCGTTCTCGCCGCCCGCGGTGTTCTCGATCAGCAGCGGCAGCTTCAGGTCGGTCGCCTCGATCGCCTTGCGCCAGTTGTCGAAGCCCTTGGCCGGGTCGTCGGCCTTGTTGACGTGGCCGCCGTGCACGATCAGCCCCTTGGCCCCGATCGCCGCCGCCGCGTCCACGTGCTGCTGGAGCAGCTTGCGGCTCGGGATCCGGATCCGGTTGTTGGTGGTGGCGACGTTGACGATGTACGGCGCGTGCACGTAGAGGTCGATCCCCGCCGCCTCGGCGTCCGCCCGCAACTCCTCCGCGCCCCCGGCGTACGCGAACTCGGGGCCCTGGTAGCCCTGCGGGTCGCCGAGGAAGAACTGCACCAGCGGCGCCTGCCGGGCCTTCGCCTCCGCGATCGGGTCGGCCTGGTCGACGTGGGCTCCGATGCTGATGGTCATGGGGGTCATCCTAGGAAGGAGCCGGCTGCGGGAATCCCGGCGTGCTCGCGGGTCCCGGGTGCGTGCGGGAATCCCCGGCCAGCCGGGGACTCCCGCGGTTGATGGGCGTTGCAACGGCCCCCAAGCGAGAGAACGCCCTGACAACCCGCGGGGCCGTCGACCCTCCACCGCTGACCCCGGTGGCGGAGGAATTCGGCGGGGTGCCTGCGCGCTGCTAGCCTGTGCTGTCCCTGTCTCCGCCCGCCGAACGGTGCGGCTGACCGGGACGACCCGGTTCCGTCGGCCGACCTGGCCACCACGGAGCCGGACGCAATGCCCTCCTGCCACGGAGAGTCCGTGGCCGCCTGAGTCCAGAGGAGGTGGAGACCGCTTTGCGTGCATATGAAGTGATGGTCATCCTCGATCCCAGCATCGAAGAGCGCACCGTCGAGAACTCGCTCGGCAAGTACCTCGACGTGATCCGCAAGGACGGTGGCACCGTCGAGTCCGTCGACGTGTGGGGCCGCCGTCGCCTCGCCTACGAGGTGAAGAAGAACGCCGAGGGCGTCTACGCCGTCGTCAACCTGAACGCCGAGCCGGCCACGGTCAAGGAGTTCGACCGCCAGCTCGGGCTCAACGAGACCATCCTCCGCACCAAGGTGATGCGCGCCGCCGCTCACTGAGCGACGGTGAACGGCCGGTCGCCCCGCGACCGGCCGCACCACCTGTGGAGGAGTGCCTCCGCCTGTCGGCGCCACCGGCGACGATGGGCGCGAACACACCGAACCCAACGAGCAGGAGACCCGCATGGCAGGCGAGACCGTCATCACGGTGGTCGGCAACCTCGTCGACGACCCGGAGCTGCGCTTCACCCCCTCGGGTGCGGCCGTGGCGAACTTCCGGATCGCGTCGACGCCGCGCACCTTCGACCGGCAGGCCAACGAGTGGAAGGACGGCGACGCGCTGTTCCTCTCCTGCTCGGTGTGGCGCCAGGCCGCGGAGAACGTCGCGGAGTCGCTGCAGCGCGGCATGCGTGTCGTCGTGCAGGGTCGCCTGAAGTCCCGCACCTACGAGACCCGCGAGGGCGAGAAGCGCACCGTCTTCGAGATCGAGGTCGAGGAGGTCGGTCCGTCGCTGAAGTACGCCACCGCCAAGGTCACCCGCACCACCCGTCAGGGTGGCCAGGGCGGTCCTGGCGGCGGCCAGGGCGGCGGTCAGGGCGGCGGCTGGGGTGGCGGCCAGGCCTCGGGCCAGGGCGGCGCCCCGCAGGGCGACGACCCGTGGGCCACCCCGGCTCCCCAGTCCGGGGGCCAGGGCGGCGGAGGCGGGTGGGGCGCTCCGGCGTCCGCGCCGGCCGGCGACCCGTGGGGCGCCCCCGGTGTGGGCTCGGACGAGCCTCCGTTCTGACCCACCCCGTTGCCGAGCTCGCGAGGCAACCGATCAGGTGGGCAGGTCGAGTAGCGCCACGGCCGAGTCTGCGAGGCCGTGACGCGCGTATCGAGATCCAGCAGCACGAAAAGACCGAACACCCTCAACCATTCCGGCTCCAGCCGGGCTTCTAGAAAGGAAGCACCACAATGGCCAAGGCAGTGATTCGCAAGCCCAAGAAGAAGGTTTGCCAGTTCTGCAAGGAGAAGGCGACCGGTGTCGACTACAAGGACACCGCGCTGCTCCGCAAGTTCATCTCCGACCGCGGCAAGATCCGCGCTCGTCGCGTGACCGGCAACTGCGTCCAGCACCAGCGGGACGTGGCGATCGCGGTCAAGAACGCCCGCGAGCTCGCCCTGCTGCCCTACACGTCCACCGGTCGCTGAGAGGAGCCAGGAGATGATGAAGCTGATCCTGACCCAGGAGGTCACCGGCCTCGGTGCCCCGGGCGACGTGGTCGAGGTCAAGAACGGGTACGCCCGCAACTACCTCGTCCCGCGGGGCCTCGGCATCCGCTGGACCCGTGGCGCGGAGAAGACCGTCGAGTCGATCAAGACCGCGCGCAACGCGCGTGCGGTGCGCGACCACGACCACGCCGAGCAGATCAAGGCCAAGCTCGAGGCCCAGACGGTCAACGTGCAGGTCCGGTCCGGTGCGGGCGGCCGCCTCTTCGGCGCCGTCACCGTCGCCGAGATCGCCGGCGCGCTGGCCGAGGCCTCCGGTGAGCAGGTCGACAAGCGCACGATCGTGGTCACCAACCCGATCAAGTCGCTCGGCGCCCACCAGGTGGCGGTCAAGCTCCACGACGAGGTCTCCGCCTCGGTGGCGCTCAACGTCGTCCCGGCCTGAGCGCGGCCGGCACAGCAGCCTCACGCGGCAGGGGCCGTTCCTCCTTCGGGAGGGGCGGCCCCTGTCGCCTGCTCGGAGGCGGACCGGGCCCACGGTCGCGCCGCGTAGCTGAACAGCAACCAGATCACCAGCACGAGCACACCCGTCGCCAGCAACAAGGTGGGCACCAGCAGCGCCCGCTGCCCGGCGCCGTAGACGGCCAGCGGCGCCACCGCGGCGACGACGGTCAGCGTCGAGGCGGTGCGCAGCCAGGCGGCCGCGGCCCGGTCCTCCTGCTCCGTGGCCGCCCGGGCCAGGCCCGCGGTGAGGGCGGCGACGAAGGCCAGCTGGGGCAGCGTGGCCGCCCACAGCAACGACTCGTCGGCGTCCTCGAGGGCGGCGACGACGGCCGGGAACCACAGCGGCACGCTGAGCAGCCCGGCCAGCCCGGCCAGCACGGCGAGCGCCCGGACGGTGCCGGCCCGGGCCGGGCGGCGGGGCAGCAGCCGGACGCCGGCGAGGACCAGCACCCAGCCGGCCGGGTCGGCCAGGACGTCGTACCCGTGGACCCTCGCCGCCAGCGCGATGATGACCAGCCCCATCGCGACGGACTGCAGCGGCCTCATGGGCGAGAACCTACGACGGGTCGGGGGCGGCCCGTCGGACGGGTGGCGCCCCGGTGACCAGCCAGGCGTCACCGCGGGCCCGACGGAGCAGCACGACGAGCCGGGCGCCCATGAACAGCCCGGCGAAGCAGGCCCAGACCGCGACCAGTCCCAGTGACCCGGCGGCGACCAGCAGCACGACGGGGGCGTACACCACGAGGGTGACCAGGCCGCCGCGAGCCAGGTAGCTGCCGTCCCCGGCGCCGATGAGCACGCCGTCGAGCACGAAGACCACGCCGGCGACGGGCTGGCCGAGGGCGGCGACGAGCAGGACCGGCACCAGCGCCCGGTGCACCGCCTGGTCGCCGGTGAACAGCGGGCCCAGCAGCGGGCTGACGGCCGCGAGCAGCAGCCCGGTCACGACGCCGCAGGCCGCCCCCCACTTGACCATGCGCCGGGTCAGGGCGCGGGTGCCCTCGACGTCGCCGGCCCCCAGCGCGCGGCCCGTGACGGCCTGGGCGGCGATCGCCAGCGCGTCCAGGGCGAAGGCCAGGAAGCTCCAGACGGTGGAGGCGAGCTGGTGGGTGGCCAGGTCCACCTCCTGGCCGCGGGCGGAGGTGGCGCCGAGGGTCACGGCGTACGTCGTGACCAGCAGCGCGGCCCGCAACGTGAGGGTGCGCACCACCAGCGCGGCGCCGGCGTGGGCGGCGGCCCGGATGCCGGCCCGGTCCGGGCGCAGCGGGGCCCCGTGCCGGCGGGCGGCGCGCACCACGACCGCGGTCAGCACCACGGCACTGGCGACCTGGGCCAGGACCGAGCCGAGCGCCGACCCGGCGATGCCCAGGCCGGCGACCGGACCGAGCCCGTAGACCAGCAGCAGGTTGAGGGCCACGTTGAGCACGTTCGCGCCGACGGCGACGGCCAGCGGGGTCCGGGTGTCCTGCAGGCCGCGCAGCACGCCGGTGGCGGCGAGCATGACCAGCAGCGGGGTGGTGCCGAGGAAGGCCAGGCGGAGGTACGTCGTGGCCGGGCCGGCGACCGCGGCGCTGGTGCCGAACAGCGCGACCAGGGGGCCGGTCAGGGCGACGCCGGCCACGGTGGTGAGCAGGCCGATGAGGACCGCCAGCCAGAGCCCGTCGATGCCCTGGGCCAGCGCGCCGGCCCGGTCGCCCGCGCCCAGCTGCCGGGCGACCGAGGAGGTGGTGCCGTAGGCGAGGAACACGCACAGGCCGACGGCGGTCTGCAGGACCACTCCGGCGAGCCCGAGACCGGCGAGCGGTGCGGTGCCGAGGTGCCCGACGATCGCGGCGTCGGCCATGAGGAAGAGCGGTTCGGCCACGAGCGCCAGGAAGGCCGGGACGGCCAGCCGGACGATCTCCCGGTCCGATCCGCTGCGCACCGCCCGAGCCTAGTCACGGTAAGGACCAGAGCGAGACATGTCCACGACAATGACTAGTCGTCAGGCCTGTGGGAAATGACCCCGAACCTGTGGATTTCGGGACGAAGGTCCTTTTGTCGACATCCGGTACGACGGGCCGGGCCGGGTCCGCGCGCCTCGGCCGGACCCACAGCCGAAGTATTTCTTGTGCACACGTGTGGAGTCGCATTACCGCAGGTCAGAGGGGTGGAGCGGGTGAGATCTGGCGCTTTGTCCACAGGTTCCTCCCCAGGGGGTGCACAACATCCCGCGTGTCGTCCACGGGCATACCCCGGTTATCCACAGGGCCTGTGGACGACGGGCTTTCGTCGAGGGCGTCCGCCGACGTACGGTCCAGCGGTCGTCGGTGGACCAGTCCCCGGTTGTCGGCGGCCGCCTCTAGCCTCGTCCCGTCCGGGGCGCGGGCCCGGGCGGACGGTTGCGGGACGGTCAGGAAGGCGCAGGAGTGAGCATCGCGGAGCAGGACTCGCCAGGCCACGGGCCGGGGGGCCAGGACTGGTCCGTCGGCATGATCGAGCCGCTGGAGGAGTGGGGCGACGGCCCGGCGCCGTACGCGCCCGGCGAGCGGCCCACCCGGCCCGGCGACCGCACCCCGCCGCAGGACATGGCCGCCGAGCAGTCGGTGCTCGGGTCGATGCTGCTGTCGAAGGACGCGATCGCCGACGTGGCCGAGGTGCTGCGCGGCGCCGACTTCTACCGGCCCTCCCACGAGACCATCCACGACGCGGTGATCGACCTCTACGGCCGCGGCGAGCCGGTGGACATGGTCACGGTGGCCGCCGAGCTGCAGCGCCGCGGCGAGCTGCAGCGCATCGGGGGCGCGCCGTACCTCCACACGCTCTCGGCCAACGTGCCGATCGCCGCGAACGCCGGCTACTACGCCGAGATCGTGCGCGAGAAGGCGATCCTGCGCCGGCTGGTCGACGCCGGCACCAAGATCGTCCAGATCGGCTATGCCGGCGAGGGCCAGATCGACGACGTGGTGGACCAGGCGCAGGCCGAGGTCTACAAGATCGCCGACAAACGCTCGGGCGAGGACTACGTCCCGCTCTCCGACATCATGGACGGGGTCCTCGACGAGATCGAGGCGATCTCCAACCGGGAGGCCGGGCTGTACGGCGTGCCCACGGGCTTCGCCGACCTCGACGACCTCACCAACGGCCTGCACGCCGGCCAGATGATCATCGTCGCCGCGCGCCCCGCGATGGGCAAGGCGCTGGCGCTCGACACCCCGCTGCCGACGCCCTCGGGCTGGACGACCATGGGCGAGGTCCAGGTGGGCGCCCTCCTCTACGACGCCGAGGGCCGGCCGACCCGGGTGGTCGCGGCGACCGAGGTGCTCCACGATCGTCCGTGCTACGAGGTCGAGTTCTCCGACGGCTCGATGATCGTGGCCGACGCCCAGCACCAGTGGCTGACCGAGACCGTCGAGGACCGGCGTGTCCGCACGACCGAGCAGCTGGCTGGGTCGGTGGCCGAGCGTCACGTCATCGGAATGCCGGACGGCAGCACCATGAAGGTCGAGTCGGTTCGGCCGACGGCGACCGTCCCCGTGCGCTGCGTCCAGGTGGACAACGAGGAGCACCTCTACCTCGCCGGCCGGTCGATGATCCCGACCCACAACTCGACCCTGGCGCTGGACTTCTGCCGGGCAGCGTCGATCGCCAACAACCTCACGAGCGCGTTCTTCAGCCTGGAGATGACGCGCTCGGAGATCACCATGCGCCTGCTGTCCGCCGAGGCCAAGGTGCCGCTGAACCACATCCGCAACGGCAACATGAACGACGACGACTGGGCCAAGCTGGCCCGCAAGATGGGCGAGGTGTCCTCGGCGCCGATGTTCATCGACGACAGCCCGAACATGACGATGATGGAGATCCGGGCCAAGGCCCGCCGGCTCAAGCAGCGCCACGACCTCAAGCTGATGGTCATCGACTACCTGCAGCTGATGAGCTCGGGCAAGAAGGTCGAGTCCCGCCAGCTGGAGGTCTCGGAGTTCTCCCGCCAGATCAAGCTGCTGGCCAAGGAGCTCGAGATCCCGATCATCGCGCTCTCCCAGCTCAACCGTGGCCCGGAGCAGCGCGGCGACAAGCGCCCGATGATGAGCGACCTGCGCGAGTCGGGGTCGATCGAGCAGGACGCCGACATGGTGGTCCTGCTCCACCGCGACGACGTCTACGAGAAGGAGTCGACCCGCCCCGGCGAGGCCGACCTGATCGTGGCCAAGCACCGCAACGGTCCGACGCGGGACATCACCGTTGCCTTCCAGGGCCACTACTCGCGCTTCGTCGACATGGCGCACTGATATGACGCGACATCTTGATGTCAGTGGTTGCGACACCACGTGTCAGTCCGACGGCGACAGCAAGGTGTCAGTGACGCGACGCGACGTGTCAGTAGCCCTGTGGACAAACGACATGACGTGTCAGTAGTGACATGGCTTGCCGTTTCTCCACAGGGACTGGTCGACAGCGTTTGGCGCGATGCGTGCCTGAACTCACTCGGGGCGACCCTGCGAAGCATCGTTCGTCGGGCTACCGGCAAGGAGTCCTGAGGACGAGCGCGGCAGTTTGTCGGTGTCGGCGAGTAAAGTGGCCACTACATCTAGTAGTTACACCGTCGTAGTTAGTCGGCGTCGCCGCTCGGTGTGCCGGTGAAATAGCAAGTCCCGACGTGGGACGAGCCGACATCGGGACCTGAATACAAGCGGGAACTTGTTCGGGAACCGTAGCACTGGGCCGGGCAGGCGTCCTCAGATGGGGGGCCTGCCCGGCGAGTCACAAACCGGTGGTGGGCTCAGCCGTCTGTTTCGCCAGGAAGCAGAACGATGACCAAACCCAAGAATCACGGCAAGTCATGGACGCCGAGTGACGACAAGTCGCTCAAGCAGTTGGCGTCCCAAAACACCCCGACCAGGGTGATTGGCTTGAAGATGGGGCGCACTCCCGAGGCTGTGCAGTCACACGCCTCTGAACTGGGCGTGAGCCTCAAGCCGACCAACCGGTCGCCCTACGGCAGCAGGAAGAAGTGAGTGCCGCGGGGAACCCCAACCGGGGTGGTCAGCACCGTGTGCGAGCGAAGGTCAGATGTCGTAGTGGGCATGAGCACGACCTGTGCATCCTGGTGGGTCGCGAGGTGCACCCGGACCTGCGGTGTCCGCCGGACCAGGGCGCGGGCTACGGATTCGGCGGCGGCGGTGGCGGGTGTGTTCTGCCAGCAAACCTTGATGCGCTCGCTGAACGGGAGTTGAGGGAGCACTACCAGGAATCGCGGCGGCGCGGCTGGATTGAGATAGCCGCCGCCTAACCCCATCCGGGTGCCCCGGTCGACATCATGACGACCGGGGCCCCTTGCTCGTGTTGCCCCCTCATGTCGCTGCCGGTGCCGCGCTCACGGCGCTTGGAGGAATGCGGCGAGCATGGTGAGCGCATCATCGGTCGCGTCGCTGCTTTCCCAGTCTCCGTACTCGTCGAGGGTTACCCCGGCACGCAGGTAGGCGATGACCCGGTCGGCGGGGAGGCCGGTGGCGAGCCATTCGATGTCCTGGTTCGTGAGGTTGATGACAGTGATTGCCTGTTCCAAGGTGTAGCGGCGGTCGTAGAAGTAGATGGCTTCGGCGGCCTCGAACCCTTGTGCGTGCCATGCGATGGCTTCGTCGAGCGGGATTACGTGGTCGTCGTAGGCAATGGCTTCGGCTGCGACGATGGACGAGCCAGCCGTCCAGGTCGAGCCGTCGGCCCACGCTTCGGCGTCCGCGCGTGGGAAGCAGGCGTCTAAGAGCATCGCGACGATGACTGACCTGTCGGTGGGTGGGAGCCACAGGCTCTGCGTGATGGTGGTCATGCCTTGTTCTCCTGGTTGCATTCGTAGGGGCGTGGCTCTCGGGTGCGAGTCGTGTCCGGCTTGTTCGGGGCGGGTCGTGGCCTTGGTTGTGCGCGGGAGCCCGTGGCGTGGGTGGCAGCGCCGCCTACAGGAACGCTTCGAGCGCTTCGTCGCTGAAGGCTGGCTGCTTGGCCTGGGTGAGGACACCGAGGTTGACCATCCCCCCGAGGGTGAGAAGCCGTTGGCGGGCGGACCGGTTCACGGTGACCTCCTGCCGGGAGAGGATTTGGTGGGCAGCCCGGTAGTGGTTGTAGTTCAGGCCGCGCTCGTAGACCTTGCGGTTGGTGAGCGCCTTGTGGGCGTCTAGGTGGTCGTTGACGGGCGTGACGAACAGTTCGCCGTGGCTGGTGTTGACCGCCAGC is a window encoding:
- a CDS encoding MATE family efflux transporter, translating into MRSGSDREIVRLAVPAFLALVAEPLFLMADAAIVGHLGTAPLAGLGLAGVVLQTAVGLCVFLAYGTTSSVARQLGAGDRAGALAQGIDGLWLAVLIGLLTTVAGVALTGPLVALFGTSAAVAGPATTYLRLAFLGTTPLLVMLAATGVLRGLQDTRTPLAVAVGANVLNVALNLLLVYGLGPVAGLGIAGSALGSVLAQVASAVVLTAVVVRAARRHGAPLRPDRAGIRAAAHAGAALVVRTLTLRAALLVTTYAVTLGATSARGQEVDLATHQLASTVWSFLAFALDALAIAAQAVTGRALGAGDVEGTRALTRRMVKWGAACGVVTGLLLAAVSPLLGPLFTGDQAVHRALVPVLLVAALGQPVAGVVFVLDGVLIGAGDGSYLARGGLVTLVVYAPVVLLVAAGSLGLVAVWACFAGLFMGARLVVLLRRARGDAWLVTGAPPVRRAAPDPS
- the dnaB gene encoding replicative DNA helicase, translating into MIEPLEEWGDGPAPYAPGERPTRPGDRTPPQDMAAEQSVLGSMLLSKDAIADVAEVLRGADFYRPSHETIHDAVIDLYGRGEPVDMVTVAAELQRRGELQRIGGAPYLHTLSANVPIAANAGYYAEIVREKAILRRLVDAGTKIVQIGYAGEGQIDDVVDQAQAEVYKIADKRSGEDYVPLSDIMDGVLDEIEAISNREAGLYGVPTGFADLDDLTNGLHAGQMIIVAARPAMGKALALDTPLPTPSGWTTMGEVQVGALLYDAEGRPTRVVAATEVLHDRPCYEVEFSDGSMIVADAQHQWLTETVEDRRVRTTEQLAGSVAERHVIGMPDGSTMKVESVRPTATVPVRCVQVDNEEHLYLAGRSMIPTHNSTLALDFCRAASIANNLTSAFFSLEMTRSEITMRLLSAEAKVPLNHIRNGNMNDDDWAKLARKMGEVSSAPMFIDDSPNMTMMEIRAKARRLKQRHDLKLMVIDYLQLMSSGKKVESRQLEVSEFSRQIKLLAKELEIPIIALSQLNRGPEQRGDKRPMMSDLRESGSIEQDADMVVLLHRDDVYEKESTRPGEADLIVAKHRNGPTRDITVAFQGHYSRFVDMAH